A genome region from Mycolicibacterium litorale includes the following:
- a CDS encoding carboxymuconolactone decarboxylase family protein, with protein MTDAREQGYQVLRELLSGALPEGEEFAKDGRFGEDLLEIGVDNIFGRLWTREGLSRRDRSLVTMGILIALRATDEFKAHVTIGLNNGLTEDEIAEAIYHASGYAGFPSANSALNAAREVLEGT; from the coding sequence ATGACAGACGCGCGCGAACAGGGTTACCAAGTCCTCCGTGAACTCCTCAGCGGTGCGCTGCCCGAAGGCGAAGAATTCGCCAAAGACGGCCGCTTCGGCGAGGACCTTCTCGAGATCGGCGTCGACAACATCTTCGGTCGGCTCTGGACCCGTGAAGGGCTCAGCCGCCGCGACCGCAGCCTCGTCACCATGGGAATCCTCATCGCGCTACGCGCCACCGACGAATTCAAGGCTCACGTCACCATCGGCCTCAACAACGGCCTGACCGAGGACGAGATCGCCGAGGCGATCTACCACGCCAGCGGCTACGCCGGATTCCCCAGCGCCAACTCGGCATTGAACGCGGCCCGCGAGGTGTTGGAAGGCACGTGA
- a CDS encoding alpha/beta fold hydrolase, whose amino-acid sequence MSHVTHHRITVAGIDTFYRAAGPADASVLLLPHGYPASSYVYRNLMAALGDRWRLIAPDLPGFGYSATPSADDFGYTFAAYADFLQSFVDAMHLDRYVIWLHDYGSQFGFRLALAHPERVAGLVIQNGDIYEDAFGPKYDFLKKSWSNPGPAARRKIAQHVTLHGFETEFRGELPADVADRISPDLWTLHWTLMNTPERIANLIRLLEDQPNTLKWFPDEQAYLREHRPPTLIVWGPHDGYMPEQSARAYHRDLPGAPLHLLGGGHWLLETHLDDVVPLVDDFLTQVY is encoded by the coding sequence GTGAGCCACGTCACCCACCACCGCATCACCGTCGCCGGCATCGACACCTTTTACCGCGCCGCCGGCCCCGCCGACGCCTCCGTCCTGCTGCTCCCCCACGGCTACCCGGCGTCGTCGTACGTCTACCGCAACCTGATGGCCGCCCTCGGCGACCGCTGGCGCCTCATCGCCCCGGACCTTCCCGGATTCGGTTACAGCGCAACACCTTCGGCTGACGACTTCGGCTACACGTTCGCCGCCTACGCCGACTTCCTGCAGTCCTTCGTCGATGCGATGCACCTCGACCGGTACGTCATCTGGCTGCACGACTACGGCTCGCAGTTCGGATTCCGACTGGCCCTCGCCCACCCCGAGAGAGTCGCCGGGCTCGTCATTCAGAACGGCGACATCTACGAAGACGCCTTCGGCCCCAAGTACGACTTCCTCAAGAAGTCCTGGAGCAACCCGGGCCCCGCCGCCCGTCGCAAGATCGCCCAGCACGTCACCCTCCACGGCTTCGAAACCGAGTTCAGGGGCGAGCTACCCGCCGACGTCGCCGACCGCATCAGCCCCGACCTGTGGACCCTGCACTGGACGCTGATGAACACCCCCGAGCGCATCGCCAACCTCATCCGCCTGCTCGAGGACCAGCCCAACACGCTGAAGTGGTTCCCCGACGAACAGGCCTACCTGCGCGAGCACCGACCGCCCACACTCATTGTCTGGGGCCCGCACGACGGCTACATGCCCGAGCAATCCGCCCGCGCGTATCACCGCGACCTGCCCGGCGCCCCACTGCACCTGCTCGGTGGCGGGCACTGGCTGCTGGAGACCCATCTCGACGATGTGGTGCCGCTGGTCGACGACTTCCTGACGCAGGTGTACTGA